The Paenibacillus sp. MBLB1832 genome has a window encoding:
- a CDS encoding sugar phosphate isomerase/epimerase family protein, with translation MGEEKLNNRFRERLGLSTITFKDYSLQDALTAAVELGLSVVEVGALPGFCPHMDWKNATLEEELEIVRLLLSTPLRLQGFNVKGDFNDPKIQPELVLLDARRALRMAAAAGADAVCFGGGVKAEASLVPGLIRQVAPYYRTLAREAESLGLAAVIEAPHRGGLLRTTQNAMDLIEAIDHPNAYLVFDCAHHHASGIALDEAIRIVGDRIRFVHLRDRLGGSNCYPLGSGEIDFAQVIRMLEQVGYSGDYGFEFPVDGKSLEELSQLVRQSIDFMENGCVLS, from the coding sequence ATGGGAGAGGAAAAGCTGAATAATCGATTTCGGGAGCGACTTGGCCTATCGACCATTACCTTTAAGGATTATAGCCTGCAAGATGCGCTTACTGCTGCTGTTGAGCTAGGCCTGTCGGTTGTGGAAGTGGGCGCTCTGCCAGGTTTTTGTCCGCATATGGACTGGAAGAACGCAACGCTCGAGGAAGAGCTGGAGATCGTGAGGCTGCTCCTTTCTACTCCTCTCCGGCTCCAAGGGTTTAACGTAAAGGGTGATTTCAACGATCCAAAGATACAGCCAGAGCTTGTCTTACTTGACGCACGCCGTGCATTGCGCATGGCGGCAGCCGCTGGAGCCGATGCGGTCTGCTTCGGCGGAGGTGTGAAAGCGGAGGCATCGCTTGTTCCCGGGCTCATTCGCCAAGTGGCGCCATATTATCGCACGCTGGCGAGGGAAGCGGAAAGCCTCGGCCTAGCCGCCGTTATTGAAGCGCCCCATCGCGGCGGGCTGCTTCGCACGACGCAGAACGCGATGGACCTGATCGAGGCGATCGATCATCCGAACGCCTATCTCGTCTTCGATTGCGCGCACCATCATGCGTCCGGCATCGCACTTGACGAAGCCATTCGAATCGTCGGGGATCGCATTCGATTCGTTCATCTGCGGGATCGCTTAGGGGGAAGCAACTGCTACCCGCTTGGGAGCGGGGAGATCGATTTCGCGCAAGTCATCCGCATGCTGGAGCAAGTCGGCTATAGCGGAGACTACGGCTTCGAATTTCCGGTCGACGGCAAGTCGTTGGAGGAGCTTTCTCAGCTCGTGCGGCAATCCATCGACTTTATGGAGAATGGTTGTGTACTCAGTTAA
- a CDS encoding Gfo/Idh/MocA family protein, with translation MGKKLNVAIVGLGFGAEFIPIYHAHPDTNMYAICQRSEDKLNQIGDHFGIEKRYTDFDEMLKDPNIDAVHINSPIHLHAEQSIKAMEAGKHVACTVPMATTVDECRRILEAWRKSDKKYMMMETAVYTREYLYVRELRDSGRLGRIQFLRGAHQQEMAGWPGYWEGLPPMHYATHSVGPCLALAGKLAEYVSCFGSGRIDENLIPKYGSPFAIETAHIKLLDSDLSAEVTRSLFNTAREYMESFDVYGSLMSYEWTRIEHEDSIVHTGEKVERVKIPDFAHLLPESIRKYTTQGVYDGESSNHLSFTQGSGHGGSHPHLVHEFVRAIVEDREPFPNAVQSANWTCVGIVAHESALKGGELIQLPKF, from the coding sequence ATGGGTAAAAAGCTAAATGTGGCAATTGTCGGTCTTGGCTTTGGTGCGGAGTTTATACCGATTTATCATGCACACCCGGACACGAACATGTATGCCATTTGTCAACGTTCTGAGGATAAGTTGAACCAAATCGGGGATCACTTCGGAATTGAGAAACGGTATACGGACTTCGACGAAATGCTCAAGGACCCCAATATTGATGCAGTGCATATCAATTCTCCGATCCATTTGCATGCTGAGCAGAGCATTAAAGCGATGGAGGCTGGCAAGCATGTGGCCTGCACGGTGCCTATGGCAACGACCGTGGATGAATGCAGGCGTATTTTGGAAGCATGGCGCAAGTCGGATAAGAAGTACATGATGATGGAGACCGCCGTATACACGCGGGAGTATCTGTATGTCCGAGAGCTACGGGATAGCGGACGCTTGGGACGTATTCAGTTTCTACGCGGGGCACATCAGCAGGAAATGGCCGGTTGGCCAGGCTACTGGGAGGGGCTTCCGCCGATGCACTACGCGACGCACAGTGTTGGTCCCTGTCTGGCGCTGGCGGGTAAGCTGGCGGAGTATGTGTCCTGCTTTGGATCTGGCCGAATCGATGAGAATTTGATTCCGAAATACGGTTCGCCTTTCGCGATCGAGACTGCGCATATCAAGCTCTTGGACTCAGATCTTTCAGCAGAGGTGACCCGCTCTCTCTTTAATACGGCTAGAGAATACATGGAGAGCTTCGATGTGTACGGAAGCCTGATGAGCTACGAGTGGACCCGCATCGAACATGAGGATTCTATTGTGCATACAGGAGAAAAGGTGGAGCGAGTCAAGATTCCCGACTTTGCGCACCTACTGCCGGAAAGCATTCGCAAATATACGACGCAGGGTGTGTATGACGGCGAGAGCAGTAACCACCTATCGTTCACACAGGGCAGCGGACACGGAGGTTCGCATCCGCATTTGGTCCACGAATTTGTACGAGCTATCGTTGAGGACCGCGAGCCGTTTCCAAATGCGGTGCAGTCGGCGAATTGGACCTGCGTTGGCATTGTCGCCCATGAATCCGCCCTTAAGGGCGGAGAGTTAATACAATTGCCAAAATT